A genomic stretch from Coffea arabica cultivar ET-39 chromosome 10c, Coffea Arabica ET-39 HiFi, whole genome shotgun sequence includes:
- the LOC113713450 gene encoding MFP1 attachment factor 1-like — protein sequence MTDNNNANSAQINLEETPREEIELPKTPTMAETEQPQVDQTASSDPSSKKSIGNVSFSIWPPTQRTRDAVINRLIETLSSPSVLSKRYGVIPTEEASEAAKRIEDEAYAAAGASASTDDDGIEILQIYSKEISRRMLDTVKSRSASAAADAPSSVSENKPQEDAADDGGISGEVEALKIDS from the coding sequence ATGACCGACAATAATAACGCCAATTCCGCTCAAATTAACCTCGAAGAAACCCCGAGAGAAGAAATTGAGCTCCCGAAAACCCCAACAATGGCTGAAACCGAACAGCCCCAGGTCGACCAAACGGCGTCGTCCGACCCCTCTTCAAAGAAAAGCATCGGAAATGTTTCCTTCAGCATTTGGCCGCCAACTCAGCGCACTCGCGACGCGGTGATCAATCGCCTCATCGAGACGCTGTCGTCTCCCTCCGTTCTATCCAAGCGTTACGGCGTCATTCCGACCGAGGAGGCGTCCGAGGCCGCCAAGAGGATTGAAGACGAGGCCTACGCGGCTGCCGGTGCTTCCGCCTCCACCGATGACGACGGCATCGAGATTCTGCAGATTTATTCCAAGGAGATCTCTCGCCGCATGCTCGATACTGTCAAGTCCAGATCTGCTTCCGCCGCTGCTGATGCTCCGTCGTCTGTATCGGAGAACAAGCCGCAGGAGGATGCCGCGGATGATGGTGGGATAAGCGGGGAGGTAGAAGCTCTCAAAATTGATTCTTGA
- the LOC113713691 gene encoding cytochrome P450 81Q32-like codes for MELTYSLTACLAIFVLFIFSILLRNLASCAKNQPPSPPSLPLIGHLHLLKEPLNQTLQSLSAKYGEILLLRLGVRKALIVTSPSAVEECFTKNDIIFANRPRSLSSKHFSYNYTTISVAPYGDHWRNLRRLAALEIFSPARIAVFTGTRKTELMLLLRELMHKCNEGGGSTKVDLKSKFVELAFNILSMTMAGKRYYGENVADAEEARKARFLIREMLENSGRSNLGDYLPLLRWVDFKGLEKRFTTLMQRLDKFMQDMVDERKQLLAAGSNGSATMIDHLLSLQENEHEYYSDELIKGIIMVLLIAGTDTLSISLEWAMALLLNQPEAIKKIKAEIDAHVPEDRLLEEQDLPNLTYLQNVIKETLRLYPPVPLLIPHEASENCTVAGYHVSKGTMLLVNLWAIHRDPKLWEDPTKFIPERHQERRDDGFTMLPFGAGRRGCPGAGIGTRVLGLVLGTLVQVFEWERTSEEMVDMTEGRGFSIPKVEPLQAICRPRQAILQQHSLVPP; via the exons ATGGAGTTGACTTATTCTCTTACTGCATGTCTTGCAATTTTCGTTCTATTCATCTTCAGCATTTTGCTAAGAAACCTAGCATCTTGCGCAAAAAACCAACCCCCAAGTCCACCTTCACTTCCTCTTATAGGCCACCTCCATCTTCTGAAAGAACCACTCAACCAGACTCTACAATCACTTTCGGCTAAGTATGGTGAAATCTTGCTTCTCCGGCTAGGCGTCCGTAAGGCCCTTATCGTCACCTCACCATCAGCAGTCGAAGAATGCTTCACCAAGAACGACATCATCTTTGCGAACCGCCCTCGAAGCCTTTCATCAAAACACTTCAGTTACAACTACACCACCATCAGCGTAGCCCCTTATGGAGATCATTGGCGAAATCTTCGCCGTTTAGCAGCATTGGAGATTTTCTCTCCAGCTCGTATTGCTGTTTTCACAGGTACTCGAAAAACGGAACTGATGCTGCTATTAAGGGAACTGATGCACAAGTGTAATGAAGGTGGAGGATCAACAAAAGTGGACTTGAAGTCTAAGTTTGTTGAGCTTGCTTTCAATATTCTTTCGATGACTATGGCTGGAAAGAGGTATTATGGAGAGAATGTGGCGGACGCCGAGGAGGCGAGAAAGGCGAGGTTTTTGATCAGGGAAATGCTTGAGAATAGTGGAAGGTCGAATCTTGGGGATTATCTGCCTTTGTTGAGGTGGGTGGATTTTAAGGGATTGGAAAAAAGATTCACAACTTTGATGCAAAGGCTTGACAAGTTCATGCAGGACATGGTGGATGAGCGTAAGCAACTTTTAGCAGCTGGTAGTAATGGAAGTGCCACCATGATAGATCATTTGCTCTCGTTGCAAGAAAATGAACATGAATATTATTCAGATGAGCTGATAAAAGGAATTATAATG GTATTATTGATTGCTGGAACAGATACACTGTCAATAAGCCTGGAGTGGGCAATGGCTCTGCTCCTCAACCAACCTGAAGCCATCAAGAAGATCAAAGCTGAGATAGATGCTCATGTTCCAGAAGACAGGCTTTTAGAAGAGCAAGACTTGCCAAACTTGACTTATCTACAGAATGTAATCAAAGAGACCCTGCGTTTGTATCCACCAGTTCCCCTTCTGATCCCTCATGAAGCCTCTGAAAACTGTACTGTTGCTGGATATCATGTATCGAAAGGTACAATGTTGCTGGTGAACTTATGGGCCATCCACAGAGACCCCAAGCTCTGGGAAGATCCAACTAAGTTTATACCAGAGAGGCACCAGGAGAGGAGAGACGATGGATTTACAATGCTTCCTTTTGGTGCCGGACGGCGAGGATGCCCTGGTGCAGGGATAGGAACTAGGGTGCTTGGATTGGTTTTAGGAACACTTGTTCAGGTGTTTGAGTGGGAGAGAACTAGTGAAGAGATGGTGGACATGACTGAAGGCAGGGGCTTTAGCATTCCAAAAGTCGAGCCCTTGCAAGCTATATGCCGACCTCGACAAGCAATACTTCAACAGCATTCTTTAGTGCCACCTTGA